Genomic window (Lutra lutra chromosome 2, mLutLut1.2, whole genome shotgun sequence):
gcactggttgtggtgcataaacaataaattctggaacactgaaaagaaattttaaaaataaataaaaatttttttaaaattttttcaaaagaaacaagagcattgaatgacacattcagatatttttaaagcaacattTTCACAGCAAGCAAGGTTTTGTGGATTGTTTTGTGTGTATGCTAACTTTTTGTTtcttatctctattttaaaattttctgaatagGATCAGCATTTTGCTGGGAAGGGATGAGCAAGGTCTGAAACTGCATCCTTTCAACCCATAGAACATGTGCAGTGCTTCAGTTCCCGTGAAGATTCTGACCAGGTCAGTCTGAGGAAGACAGAGATCCACCTGCCCCTTCCAGCTTTGTTTGACTTGTATCTGAGAAGCTCTGCTTTAGTCCATAATCTGTTGTTGCCATTAAATATCAGTGTCATGTACAGTTGATGGGTGTTCTACTGAACCTTTTTAGAAGATCAAGAATGCTAAAAGGAGTGAGTAGCTAACTGAAAGGCACCCATAAAAGAAGCCAAGTTTCGTATTTTGCTGGTATTtcatattttgctctttttattcttctcttagtAATCTTTCAAAGTTACATTGGCAATGTTGACTCACCATTTTACCATACTCAAGGTATGGGTGCAGATTGCAGCTGAAATGAGAATTTCATCTCACCAGCTCTTGTCCCTACTTCTCTGTGGCTTCCTTTTACCACTGACACCCATCCGTAGCAGTGGGTATTTAGATGTTCCAGCTAGAATTTCACCTGTTAGCGACAACATGTGGATCAACAATCAGAGCTCacaagatgattttattttattgggatTCTTGGACCATCCCTGGCTGGCGACACCTCTCTTTGTAATCTTTCTGGTGGCCTACATCTTTGCCCTATTTGGAAATATCTCCATTATCCTTGTTTCCTGCCTGGACCCCCAGCTTGACACTCCCATGTACTTTTTTGTCTCAAATCTATCCCTACTGGACCTCTGCTACACTACCTGCACTGTGCCACAGATGTTAGTCAACCTTAGGGGAAAAGACAAGACCATTAGCTATGGTGGCTGTGTTGCCCAGCTCTACATTTTCTTGGCCTTGGGTTCTACTGAATGTATACTGCTAGCCATCATGGCCTTTGACCGTTATGCTGCCATTTGCAAGCCTCTTCACTACCCAATCATCATGAGTCAGAGACGCTGCATCCACATGGCCACTGGGACCTGGATCAGTGGCTTTGCCAACTCTCTTGTGCAGTCCACACTCACTGTGGTGGTCCCACGGTGTGGACATAGGGTGATAGACCATTTCTTCTGTGAAGTTCCTGCACTTTTGAAACTAGCATGTGCTGACACTCATGTGAATGAGGCTGAGTTCAATGTGCTGGGGGCATTGCTACTTCTGGTGCCCCTCACCCTCATCCTGGGCACCTATGTGCTCATTGCCCGGACAGTAATGAGAATCCACTCTGCTGAAAGTCGCTGGAAGTCCTTCAACACCTGTGCTTCACACCTGCTGGTGGTGTCCCTCTTCTACTTCACAGCCATCAGTATGTATGTCCAGCCTCCCTCTAGCTACTCTCATGACAGGGGGAAGATCATGGCTCTCTTCTATGGGATCATCACGCCCACACTCAATCCATTTATCTATACACTGAGGAACAAGGATGTGAAGGCTGCCCTGAGAAGAGCACTGACCAAGGAGTTTTGGGTCAAGAGGAGATGATCTCTGGAAAGGAGACCCACGAAGCACAGATAGATGTGTTTTCCTCCCTGAGAGGATCCTGGGCATGGAAGTGATGAGAGAATGGTACATCAAGTGCCACAGAGTTCACAGATGGAGCAGGACTGGAAAGAAGCAATAAGTCTGGGTGATCTCACAGTTGTTATCAACTTATGAGAATACCTGGCTTATAATATGAATCCTATCAGGTCTTTTCACCTTGATTGCCCTAACTACTAGTTAACCCTAATGGCTAGCTAATTTAGTGTTGGGGGGAAATTGGTGTAATAactagataaaaatatatttagaaagtttagaaaatatatttggtgtgaattatttccaaatgaatcccaaataaattataaataatcatatgtttttttaaaatgtcactgctATCCTGAGTCAACTTTAATCAACATGTGTTGACCACATTTGGGCATCCTCCAACATTCAGTCCAACTGCATCTCATCCACAAGGGTTTTGGCCTCAAAGGTAAGTGAACTCAAGAGGCATATAGGtcaaaagcatataaaatagaaatgtgcAAAGGGAAAATCCATGAAAATCTTTAGAGTCAGTGATTTTAAGTATATGTTATTTTGACCATAAACCCAAGTCAGTCTTTTTTATGATAAACAATGATGTCATGCTCAATAAAACAGAACTTATCCTGGatcaagacagaaaacaacagacAGTGAAGATGGTAGGAATACGTAAGGTGGAAAATATTCTAACCCAAAAAACTTTACTAGCGATTGATGAGTTTGACAAACTAGCTTCCTTCACCACATGAATGGGTAAGTTAGTCCTATTTCAATGTAGGAGTTCTGAGAatatcattttgaaatttaaagcCTTAGTTGATctattagattctttttttcttaagaaaagttTTTATAACTCCTAGCTATAAACTGCCTCACAAATACATTTTAGTCAAAACAAAGTGAGTTCAGCAAACACTCAACactattttctgaaatgaaaattcaatCTTGTATTATATTACTGGGTATATGTACCACCTCAACAGAGTATTGTACAAGCTGTATGCCTTTTAGGGACAACCATTCATTATCTTTGACTATAGTTTCTTTGACAGCAAACAGGGATACTAATGCCTTAATTCAAAGgtttgtgaaatttttttcccacagaacactgagtttaatatttaatattgtagCTCTATGCCCCATAAAGCAAATCTAGacaacaaaattaaattctaaattcatAGAGCTCTACAGAATGTTTGATTTCAGACTTAAAAAATCATGGACTTAGCACTCATTCTGAGTCATCGGCACAATTTCTACGTCATTCTCTCCATTCTAATAGATATCCTCAAGTTTCCTTATAAAATTATCCTTTCCAAAGTCCAGTCTGTCCATAAATACGTTTAGCCATTTTTGCTTGTTTCAGTTTTCTGTAGTTATTTCAAACTAATGGATCAGAGTTCCTTAAAAATATGTGCTCCAAGGTTCTAATAATCATGAACAATTATCTGAAAACCACTTAGTGTGTTTTATCAGGATCCTTAATATGGGGGAATAAATACACCAATGGAATGATTTTCAGGTTCTggattacattttaaatgggaaCATGAATGAACTATCTGCTTCAACACTCTGTAGGAGATTCCAAAAATTTAGAAGAGCAAATATTAAAGACAGCATAACACAAAACATGCATAAAATTTCTAGTATCCTAGTATGTGTTAATAAATAATGTTTACAGTATTATTTTAGTCATTCCAGTTAAGCAGTTTACCTCTGAGGGCTTTTTGTTGTACGGGTGTATTTGAGGTCACTAGATAAAAACAGCACATATCCTTGGACTTGTTAGTTTTACTTAAGAGTCTAGatagacatgaacagacagttctccagtgaagacatacaaatggccatcagacacatgaaaaaatgttcatcatcactggctatcagggagatgcaaatcaaaaccacattgagatatcaccttacaccagttagaatagccaaaattagcaagacaggaaacaacatgtgttggaggggatgtggagaaaggggaaccctctccactgctggtgggtattggagagggcatggattacatggagcactgggtgtggtgcaaaaacaatgaatactgttatgctgaaaataaatttaaaaaattaaaaaaaaaacttcatgtatggaaaaaaaaagaaagaaaaagtatttgaaaaaaatccagcatcccttcctgattaaaacgcttcaaagtggggcgcctgggtggctcagtgggttaaagcctctgccttcagctcaggtcatgatcccagggtcctgggatcgagccccacatcgggctctctgctcagtggggagcctgcttcttcctctctctctctctctctgcctgcctctccacctacttgtgatatctctctctctgtcaaagaaataaataaataaatttaaaaaaaaaaaacgcttcaaagtatagggatagagggaacattcctgaacttcatcaaatctatctatgaaagacccacaggaaatatcatcctcaatgggataaagcttgcagccttcccgttgagatcagaaacaaaacaaggatgcccactctcaccactcttgttcaacatagtattagaagtcctagcaacagcaatcagacaacaaagagaaataaaaggtatccaaattggcaatgaagaagtccaactctctctcttagcagatgacatgattctttatatggaaaacccaaaagactccacccccaaactactagaactcatacagcaattcagtaacatggcaggatcaaagtcaatgtacagaaatcagtggctttcttatacactaacaatgaaaacacagaaagggaaattagagaatcgattccatttactatagcaccaagaaccataagatacctgggaataaacctaaccaaataggtaaaggatctgtactcgaggaactacagaacactcatgaaagtaattgaagaag
Coding sequences:
- the LOC125090397 gene encoding olfactory receptor 2B6-like — its product is MWINNQSSQDDFILLGFLDHPWLATPLFVIFLVAYIFALFGNISIILVSCLDPQLDTPMYFFVSNLSLLDLCYTTCTVPQMLVNLRGKDKTISYGGCVAQLYIFLALGSTECILLAIMAFDRYAAICKPLHYPIIMSQRRCIHMATGTWISGFANSLVQSTLTVVVPRCGHRVIDHFFCEVPALLKLACADTHVNEAEFNVLGALLLLVPLTLILGTYVLIARTVMRIHSAESRWKSFNTCASHLLVVSLFYFTAISMYVQPPSSYSHDRGKIMALFYGIITPTLNPFIYTLRNKDVKAALRRALTKEFWVKRR